GGGCAGCACCGTGTTGGCCAATAAGCCGTTCGACTTATGCAGCACGGGCGTGGGAACATAAAGCCTAGCAACTAGCTAATGAAGCAGCACTCTAATGGCCAGAACGGCATAGGAGAAGAGTGCGGGAGTCCAGGCCTCGGTCCCGCCAGGGAGCGTGGAGACCTCCTTCCACAATAAAGTAAATAAACAGTACCGGTGGAGAAGATGAAGGGCTCCACTGAACATGACACTTTTCAGTAGGTTGTTCTTGTCATGTAAATCCTGGGGAGCACAAACTGACCAGATTGCCGGACATGTGCTTGAGAATAGGATAGTTTAAGCTCATTCAAACGATTCAGTTGTTTGAAGATGGAAAAGGAGCCCTATGCTCACTGGGCTCTTTTATGGGGCCAGGACCCGCCTAGGAGGCGGGCATACATAAAAGCTCTTCAATGACTGGTTAAGGGGGATGGGATTAATCCAATAGGCAATGGCTTAAAGGGCAGCGCTATTCGTAATAGAACACACAGTTCAGCAGTAGTGAAAATCATCtagcccaggggtgtcaaactcaaactcacaaggggccgaaatgaaactctgggacggagtagagggccaaacttaatatttttgaaaaagtgacagcaaatttgcacattttctttatcaacatgtatgcaattttgaacctttaaatttggaaacaaacttatttctgcattaacactgaatgtggaataaccaaattacacacgagcaagtcagttttaaataaaaggcatcagtggtattcattacttgtggtataatcagcacttttaaaatctattcaggatttatgttttcttgtttattaatttttcttattttttattctccttttttctcctgtaatacgtgtcatcgctgctgtgacatctagctttccccactgatgaacaataaagggattttctattctattcatctatctgcagcctttccacttcctgtttactgtaggttaaatcttttctcacgggccaacaacaaaataaaaatgtaattttatcttaaatgaaaatgcaacatctcacctgttaactttcacgttttggagcagaaaaagagcagaaaaccagcatatttaaagctgtttgttccactggtttactgtgatgctcacctgttccagccagatacctgcatcatggggttgatctgagctgaggaggagactcctgttgttttgtttatcttcatcataataatgacaacattagatgacaacagctgctcacataggtttgtgctgatgaacatgtctgagcagcttgaccacgttgttgtgtgtcgaggGGGAAACACGAcaacagccacagagtcgtgctggttagggctgcaacaacgaatcgataaattcgatgaaaatcgattactaaaagcgttggcaacgaattgcgtcatcgattcgttgtgtcgcacaactcttccaaaagcgcccccccccccctcccgcccgccgttgcgcgcagaccagagcaagtcagatcagcgcgagggagagccgcagatcagcgcgagggagagccggcagatcagcgcgagggagagccgcagatcagcgtgagggagagccagtaccggcagatcagcgcgagggagagccggcagacttgcgctgctgcgaaccggttccgcattgtcgcgcagcgatccaggcagctgcttccagcgcacggtccattctcaaagtggcgcaaccaaaaaactataattagcacacgatcgttcatgtccgcacatgttctctattttctgtcttatttgtgcctgaagctcgctactgcggagctcatcacctgtgctgtggtgatgtcacctcacgcagcatcgaaaacgcgctctgcgcttttcagtcaggagatccctttgatctgctcaaaagtaactgatgaggtgaaaaggtaagaatccaggcaacagattttctggagaattatgaggagatgcaggaagatgagagacagacaggacaggaaaatagttaaataaaaacaagaaaacaaaacaaagtgttgaaaagtcaaatgtaggtagatttatctccacgacacgtttttaccagtaaaaaacaataagttatacacatgtcatatttatacatctgatacaattcagatcaccttcaaaactcagtcacacacccagggccgtttcaagacattttgggggccaaggcaaaatgcccccccccccatagctgggctccccagaagcctctgtgtaatccatgccctctccaggagtgttagttatacagtgtttataaaagcccctcagacattactgacatgttctaatattatcagatgaaaaactaaattatcagacatgctgtctcatctgcttcttttaaaaacttgcaaaaagtaacaaaaccatttgaaagccactatttgtggattctctgaaagtttccatggagtgtgtgacaacttattttttcattgatcctatcgtctaatctcacagctgaaacaagcatccttaataatctgtgcacaggaagcttaccgatgctgtagtaaaacaaaaggtataataatttattattaataaaaccttgttgcagcactaaagcagaaaaattagattttgcattaaatatgcaaaatatttacatatgaatagttttagagccctttaattggcagaatctgatattaatttagttcttacaaaaaatgggtcccaacatggtttgtttggcgttgccatagtgtgacgtcataggcacagatcccctgtcctcttgtttggaaatggaaatatggtcaccctatattaaacaaactgtccacccgggcttttgcgctgcacagagacgcttcgctgcctacgactgaatgtcagttgagagtcagtctcatgcagactgaccaatgaagagagggcctcaagttaagaccctctcctcattggtcagtccacacgaggtgggtcaaaggttactctgggcgggttacgtgttgtcaagcattcaagtattgagtatatttactgcatattacagtaaaatattctgtatgtgaccacattatggtgatccttgggtcgtgatgatggagcccttgaatattgttgcccagggtacaacaaagtgttaatctggccctggttccgccgtcacattcccgcagaaactggttgatcacaccggggccagactactagcatgtggttttacaaccacaatgtcctcagaagcaaaaacgcttttaaaagggagggaggagtcctaactgttgctgcaggcgtgttgtgtgagagtgcagttatatactggttaatatatttttgggttcagttgctttcatgtggcctaatgtgagtctatttgggatcattggaatgatcagcagcatttcttgatgtgactttatggcagttgcccagggcatcatcgcaaggaggatggcattcatttacttttgttttatttggtattttttcagtcagttttggaaatagtgatcaattttgagcctatgtttaattacatttaaaataaatattaacagatgagatcaaacaaaacagatgagaattgcccttaagctgtttaacttggaccaagcattttaggtcacagatagatgtagcttagggtctctgtctatacaccttataagacaatttaggtgatggcatgttgtttttctgctattgaactgttttctaataatgttgtgttaaataaagtgaaggaaggagagaaataacgtttccctagcagttttaaaaaatttccccatgcaatccgattaatcgattaatcgtgtcgagaccccatccgattaatcgattatccaaataatcgtttgttgcagccctagtgctggtttgagcgtgtcgctgctcgctggagttatatcggctctgtctggaagttagtttgaaaactttctctttaagtcgtgaacacattactgagtggctagaatctccgtttctgggcttcaacgtcagaaaatagctgagtgaactcggcgctgagtgaggagtgtagtttgtccgagacagcggagctgcagacacccaactaccgctctgactgcctcgggctcagtgttgccagatccaaaatcccacaatatcgtacagagaggcctaaattatcgtttttcagtacaaattatcgtacattataaatttgataataactcccacgcaggacgataaaattgtgtccggtgttgctttgctttaacttcatccgtcccttctctggtttttcttttaagattagaagCCATTGTCTCGTCACTCTGTCCTCCTAGCTTAGACTTAACTCGGCGCGCTCGCGggcaaacagcaaaaactggCAGGCCACTGCCACACTATATAACCTTACAGTGTCTCGCGAGAATAGGCCCCatcgatgtgattgggctatttattgtacagagacccagagtcagtttttgtaatagacacaatagcataaacctgtaagcactgaggtgaaatctgacttcagaacagtttaacaTTATGTAactgacttgggaaagccacagcaaaagacggtgttactagatgcaatgtgaaattatcgtacatttgaggatttttgaaactattgatcgtacatcgtacagagcccaaaattatggtacaaatacgataattatcgtacatctggcaacactgctcgggctggaaaaacacaaaggagggggcgcgtctgctccgcgctggcgccgcaaagcatcatgggagttgtagtctttgcggtaaaatcggccagcgggccagttttaatatatttttgatatttatctcgcgggccacataaaaatgctccacgggccgcatctggcccgcgggccttgactctgacatatgtgatctaGCCCATCTCAGCTCATCTCCCTCCATTACAGCTCCAAACAGACTGGAGTGGGAGCAACAATCTACATaaatgataaaataaataaataaataaaacaaacctgtacaGAATGAGATAACACACAGTTCAGCAACAGTGAAAATCATCTAGCTGATCTCAGCTCATTTGTCAACGATAAAAGAATCACATGAAAGGCCGCCGCGTAGTGCGGGAAAAGAGTCAGCTCGTTCACAGGTATGCTGCGACTGTGAGGACATAACCTTGATGAAACTGTTCCATTCGCCATCAAACTGTGCAACAGTAGTTAAACATCTGACAAATATGTTAGCTAAAAGGTTATACGACATCCTGTCCTTTTGTGCAATTTTCAAACAGTAAATAAGCAGGAACTCCGTGAAAAACTTACCTCTCTCCATTACAGCTCTGAACAGACTGGAGCGGGAGGAAGTGACATCACAGACTGAGgctattcaaaataaaagacctgttgtatggagtataatcaaacttgttaatgtatggaattaagtctggattatggctctcattatgtgaaatcaattctaggctctacaagatgtatccatgtgtgtgtgaaaccaagctaaaggcctgttaccttctcatatcatgtttgtgtgtgtgtgtgtgtgtgtgtgtgtgtgtgtgtgtgtgtgtgtgtgtgtgtgtgtccaggcagCCTTCTAGCCGCCTGAACTGTGATGTCGTAAATTAGAGATGTGCCTTTACTCTGCTGATATGGTAAAATGATCCCTGTTGTGGATATAACCTGTTTTGGCCTGAACAGATGTTGGGAGGAAGCATGTATgttatcttttatcctctgtggagTTGGTCAAGATGCTATAAACATATAAATAAGACATCTTGTCCAGCTAATACTGGAGATGACCATTTGATCCTGGGTAGAAGAAAAGGGAGGAGTAACCACACGTCTCCCTCTGCTGACCAGCTGGAGATGACCATTAAGACTGGGAGAAGAAAATGTGACATCATGACATCCAAGATTTATGGTCTCTTCGGTGCCATAGCCTTTTTCAATCCGGCTTTTGAGAGTTTTTAGGAGAGTTGGCCTTTGATGGGAAGAGTGTGTGAGGTACAGAGAAGGAAGCTTTTGATTTGAGCTTTTTGTCTAtgataatctgacctagtgtcatttttggagagcttattcagctcaactCTGCTATAACTTGGTTTATTGGCAAAGAGTTGTTTCACTTTTTAACCCACTTTGTCTGTGTCACGGTCTGCCTCCATCTGCTGTGAGTTTGGTCAGCGCTgtgttcacaggtgggcgtggGACTCATCACAGCTGTGTGGAGTTCCACTAATCGGAGCTtcaaggatttaaggagcggtgtgactcaactccagcgccggttgatactctcatatGGGTAGCATCTAGCCTCGTAATCTGTCCTGGTTCCGTGTCCTGAGCTAATGAGTTTTCGTTCCTGTTCCAGTTTCCTGTCCTGTACCACCTACCTTGTCTGGAGTTGTCTCTCGTGTCACCGCTTAAGGATCCTCTGGTCTTCGCTCTCCTCGCCTGCCTGCCTGTCCACACTCAGCACCGTCCTCACCGCTCCAGCCTCTCCCAGTTCGCCTCCGCACAACTCCTGGTCTCAGACCGTAAGAACTCTCAGACACACAGTCAgatt
This Nothobranchius furzeri strain GRZ-AD chromosome 16, NfurGRZ-RIMD1, whole genome shotgun sequence DNA region includes the following protein-coding sequences:
- the LOC107387987 gene encoding uncharacterized protein, whose product is MCLYSADMMLGGSMYVIFYPLWSWSRCYKHINKTSCPANTGDDHLILGRRKGRSNHTSPSADQLEMTIKTGRRKCDIMTSKIYGLFGAIAFFNPAFETLCSQVGVGLITAVWSSTNRSFKDLRSGVTQLQRRLILSYGFLSCTTYLVWSCLSCHRLRILWSSLSSPACLSTLSTVLTAPASPSSPPHNSWSQTILVPSRSCVSDAAP